Proteins from a genomic interval of Oncorhynchus clarkii lewisi isolate Uvic-CL-2024 chromosome 13, UVic_Ocla_1.0, whole genome shotgun sequence:
- the LOC139423811 gene encoding CST complex subunit STN1-like isoform X2, whose protein sequence is MQPEATEPEEDSVWEEPPSMLWGLDLMFNAFNRLYVKDILHMRESCQVSGIYFYNSHPIFKVDVLGTVVYKREREDFFCYGVDDGTGVINSLCWKDEQWREQGDPAILWARSFGSSAREDFNPASELKKLRQAQHSSSHLEIGELLRVRGPVKTSRQQREIMASTYYKVSDPVMAVQISWMMEVPQLYRQCYDKPFHLDSSAQNIQGGSASYLLGRATRILKDFLKEKEVTRFRPYDIQDLLQPLVSRLPHVSRQPQKTASEQEPEAGPSSGPPTSFKQLRELLQKSLQILQDEGLVFRKVKCQDEVYHVTERDKDLLMAVRDILREDCRREKYAEKGCHILHVLSSVRQRYSRNVSKAALELVLKALECNSDIISTSDSHYTIL, encoded by the exons ATGCAGCCTGAAGCGACAGAGCCAGAGGAGGATAGTGTCTGGGAGGAACCGCCTTCAATGCTGTGGGGACTGGACCTAATGTTTAACGCTTTCAACAGGCTCTATGTCAAAGACATCCTACATATGAGAGAGTCCTGTCAAGTGTCAG GGATATACTTCTACAACTCTCACCCGATATTCAAAGTCGATGTGCTCGGGACTGTGGTGTACAAGCGAGAGCGAGAAGACTTCTTCTGTTACGGAG TTGATGATGGTACTGGTGTTATAAACAGCCTTTGCTGGAAAGATGAACAGTGGAGGGAGCAAGGTGACCCTGCTATAC TATGGGCAAGGTCTTTCGGTAGCAGCGCTCGTGAAGACTTCAACCCAGCCAGCGAGCTGAAGAAACTACGGCAAGCCCAACACAGCAGCTCCCACCTGGAGATAGGAGAACTGCTCAGGGTGCGAGGGCCCGTCAAGACCTCCAGACAACAGCGAGAGATAATGGCCTCTACATACT ATAAAGTGTCAGACCCAGTGATGGCGGTCCAGATATCCTGGATGATGGAGGTTCCTCAGCTCTACAGACAGTGCTATGATAAACCATTCCATCTGGACAGCAGTGCACAGAACATTCAAGG TGGTTCTGCTTCCTACCTGCTTGGCAGAGCCACTCGTATCCTGAAGGACTTCCTGAAAGAGAAAGAAGTCACCAGGTTCAGACCCTATGATATCCAGGACCTTTTACAGCCTCTGGTCTCCAGACTACCTCATGTCTCCAGACAACCTCAGAAGACAGCATCAGAACAG GAGCCTGAGGCTGGTCCATCATCGGGTCCACCAACATCTTTCAAACAGCTCAGGGAGCTACTCCAGAAGAGCCTTCAGATCCTGCAGGACGAAGGCTTGGTGTTCCGCAAGGTCAAATGTCAGGATGAGGTCTACCAt GTAACGGAACGGGACAAGGATCTTCTCATGGCTGTCCGAGACATTCTTCGGGAAGATTGCAGACGAGAGAAAT ATGCGGAAAAGGGTTGCCACATCCTGCACGTTCTGTCCAGTGTGAGACAGAGGTACAGTCGCAACGTGAGCAAGGCAGCCTTGGAGCTGGTCCTCAAAGCTCTGGAGTGTAATAGTGACATCATCAGCACCAGCGACAGTCATTACACTATCCTCTGA
- the LOC139423811 gene encoding CST complex subunit STN1-like isoform X1, whose protein sequence is MQPEATEPEEDSVWEEPPSMLWGLDLMFNAFNRLYVKDILHMRESCQVSGIYFYNSHPIFKVDVLGTVVYKREREDFFCYGVDDGTGVINSLCWKDEQWREQGDPAIRKCRYSHYSCVSALFVFTVGCVLSSVWARSFGSSAREDFNPASELKKLRQAQHSSSHLEIGELLRVRGPVKTSRQQREIMASTYYKVSDPVMAVQISWMMEVPQLYRQCYDKPFHLDSSAQNIQGGSASYLLGRATRILKDFLKEKEVTRFRPYDIQDLLQPLVSRLPHVSRQPQKTASEQEPEAGPSSGPPTSFKQLRELLQKSLQILQDEGLVFRKVKCQDEVYHVTERDKDLLMAVRDILREDCRREKYAEKGCHILHVLSSVRQRYSRNVSKAALELVLKALECNSDIISTSDSHYTIL, encoded by the exons ATGCAGCCTGAAGCGACAGAGCCAGAGGAGGATAGTGTCTGGGAGGAACCGCCTTCAATGCTGTGGGGACTGGACCTAATGTTTAACGCTTTCAACAGGCTCTATGTCAAAGACATCCTACATATGAGAGAGTCCTGTCAAGTGTCAG GGATATACTTCTACAACTCTCACCCGATATTCAAAGTCGATGTGCTCGGGACTGTGGTGTACAAGCGAGAGCGAGAAGACTTCTTCTGTTACGGAG TTGATGATGGTACTGGTGTTATAAACAGCCTTTGCTGGAAAGATGAACAGTGGAGGGAGCAAGGTGACCCTGCTATACGTAAGTGCAGATATTCTCATTATAGCTGTGTGTCAGCCCTGTTCGTGTTCACGGTTGGCTGTGTATTATCTTCAGTATGGGCAAGGTCTTTCGGTAGCAGCGCTCGTGAAGACTTCAACCCAGCCAGCGAGCTGAAGAAACTACGGCAAGCCCAACACAGCAGCTCCCACCTGGAGATAGGAGAACTGCTCAGGGTGCGAGGGCCCGTCAAGACCTCCAGACAACAGCGAGAGATAATGGCCTCTACATACT ATAAAGTGTCAGACCCAGTGATGGCGGTCCAGATATCCTGGATGATGGAGGTTCCTCAGCTCTACAGACAGTGCTATGATAAACCATTCCATCTGGACAGCAGTGCACAGAACATTCAAGG TGGTTCTGCTTCCTACCTGCTTGGCAGAGCCACTCGTATCCTGAAGGACTTCCTGAAAGAGAAAGAAGTCACCAGGTTCAGACCCTATGATATCCAGGACCTTTTACAGCCTCTGGTCTCCAGACTACCTCATGTCTCCAGACAACCTCAGAAGACAGCATCAGAACAG GAGCCTGAGGCTGGTCCATCATCGGGTCCACCAACATCTTTCAAACAGCTCAGGGAGCTACTCCAGAAGAGCCTTCAGATCCTGCAGGACGAAGGCTTGGTGTTCCGCAAGGTCAAATGTCAGGATGAGGTCTACCAt GTAACGGAACGGGACAAGGATCTTCTCATGGCTGTCCGAGACATTCTTCGGGAAGATTGCAGACGAGAGAAAT ATGCGGAAAAGGGTTGCCACATCCTGCACGTTCTGTCCAGTGTGAGACAGAGGTACAGTCGCAACGTGAGCAAGGCAGCCTTGGAGCTGGTCCTCAAAGCTCTGGAGTGTAATAGTGACATCATCAGCACCAGCGACAGTCATTACACTATCCTCTGA